A genomic region of Elephas maximus indicus isolate mEleMax1 chromosome 10, mEleMax1 primary haplotype, whole genome shotgun sequence contains the following coding sequences:
- the SLC25A47 gene encoding solute carrier family 25 member 47, whose protein sequence is MCPVPPAPVCPAPGPKYHGPLHCLTTVAREEGLWGLYKGSSALLLRDGHSFATYFLSYAILCEWLTPAGHSRPDVLGVLVAGGCAGVLAWAVATPMDVIKSRLQADGQGQQRYRGLLHCMVTSVREEGPRVLFKGLALNCCRAFPVNMVVFVTYEAVLRLTRGLLT, encoded by the exons ATGTGTCCTGTGCCCCCTGCGCCTGTATGCCCAGCACCTGGGCCCAAGTACCATGGGCCGCTGCACTGCCTGACCACAGTGGCCCGTGAGGAGGGCCTTTGGGGCCTCTACAAGGGCAGCTCGGCCCTGCTCTTACGGGACGGCCACTCCTTCGCCACCTACTTCCTCTCCTACGCCATCCTCTGCGAGTGGCTCACGCCTGCTGGCCATAGCCGGCCAG ATGTACTGGGCGTGCTGGTGGCCGGAGGCTGTGCAGGGGTCCTGGCTTGGGCTGTGGCCACCCCCATGGATGTGATCAAGTCGCGCCTGCAGGCAGACGGGCAAGGCCAGCAGCGCTACCGGGGCCTCCTGCACTGCATGGTGACCAGTGTGCGAGAGGAGGGGCCACGGGTCCTCTTCAAAGGGCTGGCTCTCAACTGCTGCCGTGCGTTCCCTGTCAACATGGTGGTCTTTGTCACCTACGAGGCTGTGCTGAGGCTCACCCGTGGCCTGCTCACATAG
- the WARS1 gene encoding tryptophan--tRNA ligase, cytoplasmic — protein MADTANGEPPASTMELFNSIAAQGELVRALKAKKASKDEVDAAVELLLSLKASYKTAVGEDYKADCPPGNPAPGGDCGPDATEPGEDFVDPWTVQTSSAKGIDYDKLIVRFGSSKINKELIDRIERATGQRPHRFLRRGIFFSHRDMNQVLEAYENKKPFYLYTGRGPSSEAMHVGHLIPFIFTKWLQDVFNVPLVIQMTDDEKYLWKDLTLDQAYGYAVENAKDIIACGFDIKKTFIFSDLDYMGMSSGFYRNVVKIQKHVTFNQAKGIFGFTDSDCIGKISFPAIQAAPSFSNSFPQIFKDRADIQCLIPCAIDQDPYFRMTRDVAPRIGYPKPALLHSTFFPALQGAQTKMSASDPNSSIFLTDSAKEIKTKVNKYAFSGGRDTIEEHRQLGGNCDVDVSFMYLTFFLEDDDRLEQIKQDYTSGAMLTGELKKVLIEVLQPLIAEHQARRQEITDEIVKEFMTPRKLTFDFQ, from the exons ATGGCGGACACAGCCAACGGCGAGCCCCCAGCATCCACAATGGAGCTGTTCAACAGCATAGCTGCTCAAGGGGAGCTCGTGAGAGCCCTCAAAGCCAAGAAGGCATCGAAG gaTGAAGTTGATGCCGCTgtagagttgttgttgtcattaaaaGCAAGCTACAAAACGGCAGTGGGCGAGGATTACAAGGCTGACTGCCCTCCAGGAAACCCGGCCCCCGGGGGGGATTGTGGCCCAGATGCCACGGAGCCTGGGGAGGATTTTGTGGACCCGTGGACGGTGCAGACAAGCAGTGCAAAGGGCATTGACTATGACAAGCTCATCG TCCGGTTTGGAAGCAGCAAAATCAACAAAGAGCTGATAGACCGGATAGAGCGAGCCACCGGCCAGAGGCCACACCGCTTCCTGCGCAGGGGCATCTTCTTCTCACACAG AGATATGAATCAAGTTCTTGAGGCGTATGAAAATAAGAAGCCGTTTTATCTGTACACGGGCAGGGGCCCCTCTTCTGAAGCCATGCATGTTGGTCATCTAATCCCGTTTATTTTCACAAA GTGGCTGCAGGATGTGTTCAACGTGCCCTTGGTCATCCAGATGACAGACGATGAGAAGTACCTGTGGAAGGACCTGACCCTGGACCAGGCCTATGGCTACGCTGTGGAGAATGCCAAGGACATCATCGCCTGCGGCTTCGACATCAAGAAGACCTTTATATTCTCAGACCTCGACTACATGGG GATGAGCTCAGGCTTCTACAGAAATGTGGTTAAGATTCAGAAGCACGTGACCTTCAACCAGGCGAAAGGCATCTTCGGCTTCACTGACAGCGACTGCATTG GGAAGATCAGCTTCCCTGCCATCCAGGCCGCCCCCTCCTTCAGCAACTCCTTCCCGCAAATCTTCAAGGACAGGGCGGACATCCAGTGCCTGATCCCCTGTGCCATTGACCAG GATCCTTACTTCAGAATGACGAGGGACGTCGCCCCCAGGATCGGCTACCCGAAACCTGCCCTTCTGCACTCCACCTTCTTCCCTGCTCTTCAGGGGGCCCAGACCAAAATGAGCGCCAGCGACCCCAACTCCTCCATCTTCCTCACAGACTCAGCCAAGGAAATCAAGACCAAG GTCAACAAGTATGCCTTTTCCGGAGGGAGAGACACCATTGAGGAGCACAGGCAGCTTGGGGGCAACTGTGACGTGGATGTGTCTTTCATGTACCTGACCTTTTTCCTCGAGGATGACGACAGGCTCGAGCAGATCAAGCAG GACTACACCAGTGGCGCCATGCTCACGGGCGAGCTCAAGAAGGTCCTCATAGAAGTGCTGCAGCCCTTGATCGCCGAGCACCAGGCGCGGCGCCAGGAGATCACGGACGAGATTGTGAAAGAGTTCATGACTCCCCGGAAGCTGACCTTCGACTTCCAGTAA